Below is a genomic region from Persicimonas caeni.
GACCACGCGCTGCGTCTCGACAAAGACGACGCTACGGTGCGTTATCTGGCTGCTGTGCTCGCGCTCAACGAGGGCAAGGCCCGAGACGCCTACAAGCACGGCGAGGCGATTCTCGACTCGTTCAAGGACGGCTACGAGCTTCGCGTGGCGTTGGGTCACACGGCGATGATGCTCGAGAAGCCCGAAGACGCTCGGGTTCATCTGGAGGCGGCGACGCAGCTATACGAGGATGGCACCGAGGCGTGGATGAACTTGCTCAAGCTCGCCGAGAGTCAGTCGGACGCCAAACTCGCCGAAAAGGCCGAGCGGCGCCTCTTCGAGCTCGACCAAAACAACCCGCTGGTCGCCCGGCAGCGCATGAAGCGCATGAGCGACCAGGAGAAGTACGTGGCGGCCATGGAGGCTGCGGAGCGCTGGGTGGCGATTCAGCCGCTCGAGGCGCGCGCGCAGCGGGCCGTCGCCGAGTTGAGCCTCGAGCTCGATAATCCTGCGCGCGCGGTCGAAGCTTATGAAGTACTCGTACGCGCGCTCCCCGAGGAGAAGAAGGCAGTGTTGCTCGAAGCCGCCGAGGCGCTCGAGGCTGCTGGATTTGCTGACCAAGCCAAGAAGTTTTCTGAGCGTGCGGCCCAAGACGGGGTCGACAAGGCCGCGGTCGACGATACGCTCGCGAACTAGACTCGAGCACCCCGAAGTTTCCATTGACATCAGACAGGGCGGTGGGGACATTCGGGGTGTTCTGCGGACCCCCGGATACTCAGCCCAAATGAGCACTGACCGAGACCTTTCGACTGACGAGCTCGATGCTGCCACCGACGAAGAGCTCGTCGAGTGGGCGCAACAGGGCGAGTACGCCGCCTACGAGGAGATCGTGCGGCGCTACCAGGACAAGGCCTTTCGTCTGGCCTTCAGCCTGATGAAGAACGAGACCGACGCACAGGACGTGGTTCAAGAGGCCTTCTTGAACATGTACCGCAAGCTCGACACCTTCAAAGGCCAGTCGGCCTTCGGCAGTTGGATGTACCGGGTCGTGGTCAACGCCGCGCTGATGCGACTGCGCAAAAAGAAGCGTCGCAGCGAAGTGCCTGTGAGCGACGAGGAGACCGAGTTTCGCGAAGACGACTACTACGTCGCGTCGGTCCCCGAATGGCGTGTGCGAGCCGATGAGGCTGCCGAGAACCGTGAACTTCGCCAGAAGATCATCGAGGCCGTCGACGAACTCCCACCCAAATATCAGACGGTCTTTTTGCTCAAAGAGGTCGAGGGGCTTCCACTCAAAGAGATCGCGGACGTGCTCGACTTGTCGGTCGGGGGCGTCAAGAGTCGGCTGCACCGTGCCAGGCTGCACTTGCGCGCAACACTCGAGCCCTATTTGGCGTGAGAAAGGTCTGGCGTGAGGGAAAGACGGGCGTGAGAAGCGGTGCGTGGGTCAGCCCGTTTTTTCGGAAACCTCTTCCAGCTCGGCTTTGTCCTCACCGAGCTCAATCCCTGAAAGACGCGCGTACTCCTCGAGGAGGCGTCGCTGCTCGTCGCTCAAATCCGTGGGGGTCGCAAGACGTGCGTGAACCAACAGGTTACCGCGTCTGGACGAGCCGAGTTGTTGAATCCCCTCGTCTCGCAAAACCTTGGTGTCGCCGTACTGGGTACCCGGCTCGAACGTGACGCGCTTGGGCTCGCCCAGGGTGGGGACTTCGACTTCGCAACCGAGGGCGGCTTGAATGAAGGAGAGTTCGGCGGTGTAGTGCAGGTCGGCGCCATCGCGCTCGAAGACCTCGCTGGGCTCGACGTGCAGGAAGACGTACAGGTCGCCGCGTTCACCGCCGGCGCGGCCCGTCTCGCCCTCACCACGCAGCCGCAGACGCGTACCGCTACCGACCCCGGCGGGCACCTTGACGCTGACCTCGCGTTCCTCTTCGACCACTCCCGTGCCCGAGCAGTCCTGGCACTCTTCTTCGATGAGCTCACCGGCGCCGTTGCACTGCGGGCAGGTCGACGACAGGGTGAAGAACCCCTGGGTGTGCTGGACCTGGCCCTGTCCGCCGCATGTCTCACAAGAGAGCGGCTCGGTGCCGGGCTCGGCGCCCGAACCCTCGCAGTGCGCGCACTCGCTGTGGCGAGGGATGACGATCGTCTTGGTGGTGCCGAAGGCGGCTTCCTCGAAGCTCAGTTCGAGGTCGTAGCGCAGGTCGGCGCCGCGACTCTGGCCGCCGCGGCCCGAGGTGCCCGAGCCAAAGCCGAACATGTCACCGAAGATGTCACCAAACTCGGCGAAGATGTCGTTGATATCGTGGAAGCCCGGTCCTCCGGGGCCGCCACCTTGGCCCGACAGGCCTTCGTGTCCGAAGCGGTCATAGATCTGGCGCTGCTCGGCGTCCGCCAACACCTCGTAGGCCTCGGCGGCCTCTTTGAAGTTGGCCTCGGCGTCGGGATCGTCGGGGTTGCGATCCGGGTGGAACTTCATCGCGAGCTTGCGGTACGCTCGCTTGATTTCCGACTCGGATGCGTCTCGGGACACCCCGAGCACCTGATAGTAGTCGCGCTTCGTCATGACAACCTGTCTCTAGAAACTCCTCATGCCGGCTCAACGCCCTGGAAGTCGCGAATCGTGCTGAAAGTCTAGGCACGCCGACATTCAGGTCAATGAGGGCCGCTCGAACAGCAGCAGCGGCCCGTCGAGCCGTACCTGGCGAGATCGCGGCGGTGTTGGCGGTGGCTGACTCTTGCCCCGAAAGGGCAGAGGGCAGACAAGGATAGTGTAGCCACCTGTGTGAGCCCGTAAAGGCCTGTGATGACGCGGTCTTAGGGCTCGAGCTCCATGCCGGGCTTCCAGTTGTCGACCACGACGATCTGGGAACGATCGCCGAGCACCGAGCAGGTGCCTGCGAACAGTTGGCCGGCCAGGTACTGCGTGAAAGGTGGGTCTTGGGCGCGTTTGGCGCGCAGCTGCGCGTTGGCTACCTCGCCATGGCGAGTCTTGGCCGCGTCCGGGCTCTCCAGGTCCATCACAAAGCGCTCGACCTCCTCACCGCGATATCCGAGCAGGGTGATGCGTCCGCCGTCGCCGTGTGCCTCGACGATCGCGGCGTGGGTGTACCAATCGTTGTTGCGCCCGTCGTCGTTGTGGTCGCCGGTATTGTGGAAGAAGACGATGTCCCCGATGGCGGGGCGACTCGAGTGATAGATCTTGCCGCGGTCCTTGCACTCGCGAAACAGCTTCGGAAGCGAGCGGCGCGCCGCGCTGGAGAAGGTGACCCCATTGAGCTTGTAGACGCTCCAGACGTAGTCGGCCGCCAGGGCAGGGCCGCTGTCGTCCACCGGAGCCTCCGTCGTCTCCACGTCGCTGGACGCGCCCGAGTCGGTCTCGTCGCTCGCGGGCGCTCCCTTGTGCGCCTGGGTCGGGGCCTGCCTGCGCGTCGACAGAGCAGGGGGCTTGGGCGACGCGGTCGACTCGGACGGAGCAGCCTGTGCGATCTCCCTTGACTCTCCGCCCGCAGGCTCCGTCGAGCCTCCTTGGTTGGCCGCGCTCTCCTTGGCCGGACCCTGGGCGGGCCCGCCGCCCTGCGAGTCGTTTGCTGCGTAGTACGTCTTCGGTTCCGTGTGATCACCCAGCCCCAGATCGTAGGTCCGCGAGCGCGGGTAGCGCGACTCGACCCGGCCTTCGAGCAGCGGCGAGTCGTACATGTGGTAGGGGGCACCGGAGTTGCTCGAACAGCCTTGTCCAAGCACCGCAGATGCAGCGATTCCAAGGGCGGGGATGAGCAGTCGGAAACAATTCCTGAAATTCATGGCCTACCTCCGGCGCTCGTTGGCGAGCCCCTCGTGGCCCATCCTGGGCGGGTGACTCGACCGGGTGCGTGATTCCTTCCGTGGGCGCGGTTATCTGTGTGCTCGGATGTAGGATAACCGCGTCGCGCAGTTGCTAGTGTACGTAGGATCGCGCCGGTGCCAAATTTTTTTGTGGAAGTGCTTGAGCGAGCGCTCAATCACTCGATGTCTGCAGTACCCAGCCGTTAAAGCAGAAGAAACGGTCGAAGATCGACTCGGCCCACACCTCGACGGTGACGTCGGCCGTCTGGCCGGCCATCTCGGAGGTATCGAAGTCGATGGGCTCCCAACTCGTCTCTCGAGCCGGAATCGTCTTTTGCTGCGACCACTTCTCACCCACGCTGACGCGGTAGTGCAGGTCGGTCGCCCGTTTGCTCCGTGCGCCACGCTGGTTCAGCCCGGCGCGCAGCCGGAAGGTCTCTTGGAGGGGGACGTCGGGGAAGACGACGCGTACCTTTTTTTGGTCCGGGGGAGGGTGGGCCCAAATACACTGGTGCGGGTCCCCGCCCAGGTCGACGAACTCCCGGCCCACGTAGACCCACCTGTCGGGGCGCCCGCAGTACCAGGCTTCGTTGCGCTTGTTCCAGTTGGTGCAACGCTCGACGACCTTGTCACCCTTGGTGCGGGTGACCTTGGCTCCGTCGAGGTTCGGCAGCAGCTCGTAGGTGACCGGCGGATTCTCGGGGACGTCGATGCGCACGACGCTCACGTCGCCGAATGACTTGGTCTCAGCGGCTTCGAAGGGCATGAGTTCGAGCGCTTCGTCGATACGTTCGGTCTCGACGAGCAGCCAGATACGCTCGCGGCTCCAGGTGTCTTCGGCGAGCGGTTTGTCTTGGCGGGCGATCCGGTCGCCAACTTCGGTCAGGTAGGGATAGGGGTCGTCGGTCCAGTTGGGCTGGACGTTGATCACATCGTTGGGGCCGATGTGCTCGAGGACGTACTCGGCGGGGGCCTTCCAGTCGGAGGCCTCGACGTCGCCGGGGAGGATGGCAATCTGGGCGACAAAACTAACAATCCCGGCCACGACAAGAAGCGCAGCCGGGAACAGCCAGAGTTTCGCGTTCCCATTCACGTGCGCTCGCCACCCTGTTTGGCCATCGAAAGACCGCCGAGCTCCATGAGCAGGTCGCGCTCGTAGAACGCTTCTTTACGGTCGGTGAACGGGTGGATGTGCACACCGGAGTCCATGCGGATGGCGTCACAGGGGCACGCCTCGACGCACAGGCCGCACACGATGCAGCGAAGCTCGTCGATGACGAACACCTTGGGATACTTCTCGATGCCCGGATCGTCGTGCTCACCGGCCTCGATGTGGATGCAGTCGGCCGGGCAAATCGTCGAGCAGCACATGCACGCAACGCACCGCACGTTGCCATCGTCGCGCACCATCAGACGGTGCATGCCGCGGTAGCGCTCCGGGTAATAGTCGGCCGGCTCGAACGGGTAGTCGCGGGTGAAGGTGAGCCGCTTTTCTTTGTTCGGGTTCAGGTTCGTGAAGAAGTGCTTCATCGTCACGCCCAGACCGCGCGCGATCTCGGGGATATAGCTCTTCTCCCAGAGCGAGGTCTTGATGCGGTCGACTTTTTTAACTCGAACGTTGTTCGACATGGCTTTGAACTCCGTATGTGCCAGCAGAGGAGCGAAGAGTGAAAAGCAGTTCTGCCTTTTTCTCCTTCGCTCTTTTGCTTTTTATCTTTTTCGCTGCCTTAAAAGATCGCCACGATCAGCGCCGTGATGAGCAAATTGGCGAGGCTGAGCGGCAGCAGAATCTTCCAGCCAAGCACCATGACCTGGTCGTAGCGGAAGCGCGGCAGCGTCCAGCGCATCATGAACTGCAGCCAGACCAGGACGATGACCTTCAGGCACATCGCGAGGATGCGCAGGATGATAACCAACCAGTAGGGCACCGGAATGTGCAGCGACGGGTCGGCGATGCCGCCGAAGTAGAAGCCGTCGGCGTACAAAAACGGTACCTGCCAGCCGCCCAGGAACATGACCGCGATGAGCGCGGCGATGAAGACGGTGGCGGCGTACTCAGCCAGCTGCATGGCGCCGAACTTCATCGAGCTGTACTCGGTGATATATCCGGCGACGATTTCCGACTCGCCCTCGGGCAAGTCGAAGGGGGCGCGCTTGGTCTCGGCCATACCCGCCAAAAAGAACAGGAAGAAGGCGACCGGCTGGACCACGATACCCCAAAGCGGCAACCATCCACCGAGCATCTGGCCCTGCTGGATGACCATCTGGTTGAGGTCGAGGGTGCCGTAAATCATCAAGATGCCGGCCAGGCTCAGGCCCATGGAGACCTCGTACGAGATCATCTGCGCCGAGGAGCGAAGGCCGCCCAGAAGGCTGAACTTGTTGTTCGACGCCCAACCGGCAATCGCCGCGCCGTATACCGAGATACCGGCGATGGCGAAGGCGTAGAGCAGCCCGGCGTTGAAGTCCATGATCTGGAAGTAGTTCTTCCACTCGCCGTGACAGACCTCCTGGTAGTTGGCGAGCACTTCGATCTCGCCGGCGCAATAGTGGTCCATGAACGGCACCGCCGCCCAGCCGAGCAGGGCGGGCACGAACACCAACGAGGGGGCCAACGTGTGCAAAAACTTGTTGGCACCATCGGGGATGGTGTTCTCCTTGAGGATCATCTTGATCCCGTCGGCCAAAAAGTGGGGCAGGCCGAACAAGCTTTGGCCAAAGAACTGCGCCTGCATCGGGCCGACGCGGTTCTGGATTTTGGCCGACTGCTTACGGTCACCCAGCAGCGTCATCAGGCTCGCCAGTCCCATCACGAAGACGAAGACGATGGCGACGATCTTGATGATTGTGATCAGTACTTCCGGCATGAGCCTTCCTCACTATCGAGCAGACAAAAATGGGTCTGCCATCGAAACGTTCATCAAATCAATCAGCACTCGGAGCCGAGTCCTTGGGCGTCGTCGGCGCTTCTTCCTCTTTGGCCGCCGGCGCCGGCTCGACATTGTCGGCATCTTGGGCTGCGTTGGCCTCGGCGGCCTGCTTGCCCTCTTCGGTGTCCTCGGGCACGCCGGCAGGCACGCCTTCCTGGGCGCCCGGGGCTGCTTCTTGCTTGGCCTCTTCGGCTGCCTTCTCGGACGCCTGGAACATCTCCTCGCGGATCTGGTCGAGGAAGGTGTAGCCGAAGGGGCTTCCCATGGCTCGAGCCAGTCGCATGAAGATCTGCCAATCGGGCATCGAGTCGCCGTGCGGGGCGAACGCCTTGTAGGCCGGCTGAGCGATGCCGTCGTAGTTGACGTAGGTGCCTTCCTTTTCGGCGTGGCTACACGCCGGCAGCGCGATGTGGGCCTTGTCGTAAAGACCGGCGCGGTGCATCGCCTGCAGGACGAACAAGTCGAGCTTGTCGACCAGCTTGTGGAAGCGTTTTTGGGTCGCCTCGTCGGTCGGGATGTGCGTGCCCATCATGTAGAGGGCTTTGACCTTGCCGGTCTCCATGTCCTCGACGAGCTGGTCGAACGAGTCGATGTTGCCCAGGCCGCCCCATACGGCTTCGACGCCGCGGGTGTTCGGGTTCTTGTCGGCCTTGATGAGCAGGTCGTCGGCAAAGCCGTCGGGCTTGCCGCCGATGTAGAGCTTGTCGGTGCCCAGGTGCTCTTCGGCAAAACGCTTGGCCAGGTACAGGTCCTCGCAGGACGCCTGCGGCGAGACCACCAAGCCGATATTGTCCGTGCCTTTGACCTTGTCGGCCAGGGCTTCGCCCACCGCGTGCCACGACACCTCGGCGCCGTTGGTCATCGGGTGGAGCAGACGATCGGTGTGGACCTCCTTGTAGGAGAGCCGGCCGGCGTCACACATCCAGTAGTCGTTGACCTCTGGGTTGTATCGCGGGCGGTAGCGCTGGATCTCGTTGCGGAAGTGCTCGAGGTGGATGTTGCAGCCGTTGGAGCAGCCGGTGCAGACACTGTCCGTGGAGGTCAGCAGCCAGACGCGACACTTGAATCGGAAGTCACGGCTGGTCAGCGCGCCCACCGGACAGATGTCGACGGTGCACATCGAGTAGTTGTTGTCGAGCTCGCGGCCCGGGAAGGTGCGAATCTCGGAGGTGTCACCACGCGAGGTCGTCGTCAGCTCGCCGGTGCCCGTGATCTCTTGGCAGAAGCGCACGCAGCGGGTGCACAGGATGCAACGCTCGCCGTCGTAGACCACCTCGGGCCCGATCGGATAGACCTTGACCTTTTGGACCTTTTCGGTGCGCAGGCGAGACTCCTGCGCGTCGTAGTCCATGTAGTAGTCTTGAAGTTTGCACTCGCCGGCCTGGTCGCAGATCGGGCAGTCGACCGGGTGGTTGACGAGGATGAATTCCAGAACCGCTTTGCGTGCGCGGATGACCCGCTCACTCTCGGTGTGCACGACCATGCCGTCGCTGACCTGGGTGTAGCAACCCGGCTGCAGCTTGGGCATATCCTCGACCTCCACCAGGCACATCCGGCAGTTGGCCGGGATGGACAATGCCGGGTGGTAGCAGAAGTGCGGGACCTCGTAGCCGGCCTGCGCGGCCGCCTGGAGGATGGTCGTACCCTTGTCGACCTCGATTTCGGTTCCGTTGATGGTGACTTTAGCCATGTTCGCAATACTCCGGAGCGAATCCGTCTCGGATTACTTGTCGCACTCGCCGCCAATCATGTTAATCGTGTCGAAGGTCGGGATGATGTCGGCCAGAAGCCCGCCCTCGAAGAGGCGGTGGATACCACCCATCATGACCAGGCTGGGCGAGCGCACCCCCATCTTCCACGGCTTTCCGGTGCCGTTGGAGACGATGAAGAAGCCGAGCTCACCGTTGCCGGCCTCGCTGTACGAGTAGACCTCGCCTGCAGGGACTTGGATGCCCTCGAAGACGAGCTTGAAGTGGTTAATCATGCCCTCGATGCTGTTGTAGACCTTGTCCTTTTCAGGAAGGACTACGCGCGGGTCGTCGGCATTGACGGGCCCGGGCTGCATCTTTTCGAGGCACTGGTCGATGATACGCACCGACTGCAGAATCTCTTCCATGCGCACGAGGTAGCGGTCGTAGTTGTCGCCGTTCTCGCCGATGGGCACGTCGAAGTCGACTTCGTCGTACTTGAAGTAGGGGTGATCCTTACGCACATCGTACTCGAAGCCGGCCGAGCGGCCGACCGGGCCGGTGTAGCCGTAGTTGATCGCCTCTTCGCGCGTCAGGATGCCAGTGCCCTGCATGCGGTCGAGGAAGACGCGGTTACGGGTCAGCAGCTTGTGGGTGGTCTTGTGCGTCTCCATGATGCGCTCGCGCACATACTGCCAACGCTCGGCGAAGTCGGCCGGCAGGTCTTCTTTGACCCCGCCGATCCGACCGTAGCTGACGGTCAGGCGAGCGCCGGTCACCTCTTCGATAAGGTCCCAGATAAGCTCGCGTGCCTCGATGGCGTACAAAAAGGCACTCATGGCGCCCAATTCGAGCGCGCCTGCGCCCGTGGCCGTCCAGTGGTCGCTCAGGCGGCTGACCTCACCCATGAGGGTGCGGATCCACAGCGCGCGCTCGGGCACCTCGCAGTCGAGGAGCTTCTCGACGGCCTGGGCGTAGCCGAAGTTGTTGAGCAGCGGGCTGACGTAGTTGAGACGGTCGGTGTACGGAAAGACCTGAGTCCAGGTCGAGTGCTCCGACTCTTTCTCGAAACCGCGGTGCAGGTAGCCCACTTCGGTGTCGCACTTGACGACCGTCTCGCCGTCGAGCGTCAGGGTGAAGCGCACCGTGCCGTGTGTGGCCGGGTGGCTCGGACCCATCTGCAGGATCATCGGCTCGGTATGGATATCCTGGTCGATCGTTTCGACTTGTTCGCCAGGCGTCTGGTAGATGTCTTCAGCCATGTCTATTCCTTAAGGGCGACTAAAGGGAACTAAGTCGCTCGCTCGTTACTAAGGGCGACTAAAGGGAACTAAGTCGCTCGCTACGCTCGCTCGTTACTAAGGGCGACTAAAGGGACCACTTTCGACCGCAGTTCTCAGCGACTCTGAGTAGCCCTTAGTTACTCTAAGTAACCCTTAGTAACCCTTAGTTGCTCTAAGTAACCCTTAGTTACCCTAAGTAACCCTTAGTAACCCTTCTCTAAATGTCTCGCGAGCCCGCCGAGGGCTTCTTCTTGACAAACTGCTCGAACTCCTCGACCGAGTCGCGCTCGCGATCGAGCAACTCGATGCGGGGCTGACCTTTCTGCTTGGGGTAGTCCTTGCGCAGCGGGTGGCCCTCGAACTCTTCGTAATTGAGCACGCGACGAAGGTCGGGGTGGCCGTCGAACTGGATGCCGT
It encodes:
- a CDS encoding RNA polymerase sigma factor, which translates into the protein MSTDRDLSTDELDAATDEELVEWAQQGEYAAYEEIVRRYQDKAFRLAFSLMKNETDAQDVVQEAFLNMYRKLDTFKGQSAFGSWMYRVVVNAALMRLRKKKRRSEVPVSDEETEFREDDYYVASVPEWRVRADEAAENRELRQKIIEAVDELPPKYQTVFLLKEVEGLPLKEIADVLDLSVGGVKSRLHRARLHLRATLEPYLA
- the dnaJ gene encoding molecular chaperone DnaJ produces the protein MTKRDYYQVLGVSRDASESEIKRAYRKLAMKFHPDRNPDDPDAEANFKEAAEAYEVLADAEQRQIYDRFGHEGLSGQGGGPGGPGFHDINDIFAEFGDIFGDMFGFGSGTSGRGGQSRGADLRYDLELSFEEAAFGTTKTIVIPRHSECAHCEGSGAEPGTEPLSCETCGGQGQVQHTQGFFTLSSTCPQCNGAGELIEEECQDCSGTGVVEEEREVSVKVPAGVGSGTRLRLRGEGETGRAGGERGDLYVFLHVEPSEVFERDGADLHYTAELSFIQAALGCEVEVPTLGEPKRVTFEPGTQYGDTKVLRDEGIQQLGSSRRGNLLVHARLATPTDLSDEQRRLLEEYARLSGIELGEDKAELEEVSEKTG
- a CDS encoding NuoI/complex I 23 kDa subunit family protein, which produces MSNNVRVKKVDRIKTSLWEKSYIPEIARGLGVTMKHFFTNLNPNKEKRLTFTRDYPFEPADYYPERYRGMHRLMVRDDGNVRCVACMCCSTICPADCIHIEAGEHDDPGIEKYPKVFVIDELRCIVCGLCVEACPCDAIRMDSGVHIHPFTDRKEAFYERDLLMELGGLSMAKQGGERT
- a CDS encoding complex I subunit 1/NuoH family protein, with amino-acid sequence MPEVLITIIKIVAIVFVFVMGLASLMTLLGDRKQSAKIQNRVGPMQAQFFGQSLFGLPHFLADGIKMILKENTIPDGANKFLHTLAPSLVFVPALLGWAAVPFMDHYCAGEIEVLANYQEVCHGEWKNYFQIMDFNAGLLYAFAIAGISVYGAAIAGWASNNKFSLLGGLRSSAQMISYEVSMGLSLAGILMIYGTLDLNQMVIQQGQMLGGWLPLWGIVVQPVAFFLFFLAGMAETKRAPFDLPEGESEIVAGYITEYSSMKFGAMQLAEYAATVFIAALIAVMFLGGWQVPFLYADGFYFGGIADPSLHIPVPYWLVIILRILAMCLKVIVLVWLQFMMRWTLPRFRYDQVMVLGWKILLPLSLANLLITALIVAIF
- a CDS encoding 2Fe-2S iron-sulfur cluster-binding protein; translation: MAKVTINGTEIEVDKGTTILQAAAQAGYEVPHFCYHPALSIPANCRMCLVEVEDMPKLQPGCYTQVSDGMVVHTESERVIRARKAVLEFILVNHPVDCPICDQAGECKLQDYYMDYDAQESRLRTEKVQKVKVYPIGPEVVYDGERCILCTRCVRFCQEITGTGELTTTSRGDTSEIRTFPGRELDNNYSMCTVDICPVGALTSRDFRFKCRVWLLTSTDSVCTGCSNGCNIHLEHFRNEIQRYRPRYNPEVNDYWMCDAGRLSYKEVHTDRLLHPMTNGAEVSWHAVGEALADKVKGTDNIGLVVSPQASCEDLYLAKRFAEEHLGTDKLYIGGKPDGFADDLLIKADKNPNTRGVEAVWGGLGNIDSFDQLVEDMETGKVKALYMMGTHIPTDEATQKRFHKLVDKLDLFVLQAMHRAGLYDKAHIALPACSHAEKEGTYVNYDGIAQPAYKAFAPHGDSMPDWQIFMRLARAMGSPFGYTFLDQIREEMFQASEKAAEEAKQEAAPGAQEGVPAGVPEDTEEGKQAAEANAAQDADNVEPAPAAKEEEAPTTPKDSAPSAD
- the nuoD gene encoding NADH dehydrogenase (quinone) subunit D is translated as MAEDIYQTPGEQVETIDQDIHTEPMILQMGPSHPATHGTVRFTLTLDGETVVKCDTEVGYLHRGFEKESEHSTWTQVFPYTDRLNYVSPLLNNFGYAQAVEKLLDCEVPERALWIRTLMGEVSRLSDHWTATGAGALELGAMSAFLYAIEARELIWDLIEEVTGARLTVSYGRIGGVKEDLPADFAERWQYVRERIMETHKTTHKLLTRNRVFLDRMQGTGILTREEAINYGYTGPVGRSAGFEYDVRKDHPYFKYDEVDFDVPIGENGDNYDRYLVRMEEILQSVRIIDQCLEKMQPGPVNADDPRVVLPEKDKVYNSIEGMINHFKLVFEGIQVPAGEVYSYSEAGNGELGFFIVSNGTGKPWKMGVRSPSLVMMGGIHRLFEGGLLADIIPTFDTINMIGGECDK